The genome window CTTCTGTATCATTCCTACACAGAACATGACTATCTCCCTAGTGCGCATCTGCTTGCTACTTTATGTAACGTGCTGTAAGATTCATCCCCAACTCTACGCTAATAAcgcctctttttttctctctctttctttcctgtccTCCTCCGCCATCATCCACAGATACAACAGTCACTCCCAAAACGGAGCCCACCAGCGCGGACCAATACTCCTCCTGTCACGGCCCTAAGGGAAGCTACGACGCCTCGCTGTCCTACTCGGGCAGTTTCTACGTGGAGGCGTGTCAGGGCGCCCCCTGCAGCGCAGAAACGCTGCTTAACATGATCACCGAGATCGTGGGCATCTCCGCGGGCCCACTTCCAGAagcgcagcagcagcagcagcagcagcagcaacaacaacaaagcgaCACGAGTGCACCCCAAGAACCTCCGTCTTCTGAGCCTGGGACCTTCCCTGTGGTCGTGAAAAGTGAGTTTGAGAACACTGGAGGCTGTTATTACGAGTGGAACACCTTCGGGAAAACTGACAGCTATGGGTTTCCAACATCTGGCGACTTTTCATCCGAGCAGCATCAGCATCATCAAGTGGATATGAAAGATCTGCTGGACTCGCTGTCCAACCCTGACATGGAGTTCAAGGTGGAAGCCGGAATTAAACAGGAGCAAGGCTTCGGTGATGCTTGTGGCCAGAGTTTTGGTGCGTCTGCGTTTAACTACTCTGTCATGGACGCACCATCAAACAGCCTCCTGAAACCCGGCGTGTTCCCAAACTTCCAGCCCATCCCTGCTCCGGGACAGTGCGAGCCTCCGACCTACGCGACCTCCACCATCGACTCGCTCCTGTACTCCACTCTGCTTCCCCCGGAGCCGTTGGCACCGAGCCGCGCACGCGCACCGAAGCGCAAGAACAGCGCCGCCGCCTCCGCTTCTTCCTCCACTGCTAAAGAGAAGCCCTTCACGTGTCCGATGGGCTCCTGCGACCGGCGCTTTTCTCGCTCGGATGAGCTCAACCGACACATCCGCATCCACACGGGCCACAAGCCGTTCCGGTGCCGCGTGTGCGCGCGCAGCTTCAGCCGCAGCGACCACCTCAccacgcacacgcgcacgcacaccgGCGAGAAGCCGTTCGCGTGCGACGTGTGCGGGAAGAGGTTTGCGCGCAGCGATGAGCGCAAGCGGCACGGCCGTGTGCACCTCCGGCACAAGGAGAAGACGCAAGAGCTCGGCGCCTGGCCCTTCGCCCTCCCGGAGGCCATCTGAATAACGTGTGAAACCAAAATCCGGTGCCAAAATGCGCTTTGTATTTGGTGTGCGCACGATCTTGGGAAGATCTACAGTTGATTGGGTTCTTGATCGGAGGCTCCACGTGCACTGTGCGCATGTacctattcatttatttattaatttatttatttattattttgtcaccCCCTTccccaaaataataataaaaaaataataataataatgataaataaaaaataaaaccctgcaCACACAGTTTTCTGGGAGATCTTTTATGGGTTTTAACGCACGGAATCCTTAAAAGTGTCTCCAGGAACTTCCTCGGAAAGGTTCTTAAAAACTAACAATGGTTCCCAAAAGAACAGTCCTAGTGGAACCTATATAGTTTGTAGAGAGTGTgcactccccccccccacctccccaGATGGAGTTGTGTTTAAGCGCaactaaaatgaaatgaaatatttgcgACACAGACTGAACCATTTTCGCCTTCCAGAGGGGACACACTATTATGGAGAAGGCCTCGAATATTATGGGAATATGAATGGAAAGTTCATAGTAATCTACTTCCTCTACTAATATCAGCTCATAACTTTGAATCAGAGACCAAAAAcagcttttcttttcattcaaggctttgtgtgtgtgtgtgtgtgtgtgtgtgtgtgtgtgtgtgtgtgtgtgtgtgtgtgtgtgcgtgcgcgcgcgcgctctggAGGAACTGGATGGAGGACGTTTTACGCAAAAGAGCGAGCTGGAAAAGAGTGAcaactctttcttttttctttttttttttgaaagggtAAAAAGGGGATCTTCCCTATAATCCAAACTGCCCTTCACGATGCTTACTCTGTGTGCAGCGACTGCATAAACTCTTGTAACGTTTAACTTTTGTGCTCCAGGTTGTTTGCAGAGCAGCCAAACGCTTTCGAGCTGCAGTTCAGCACTTTGACTCCGGAACAGCTCCGACCTCGAgttatttttacattgttttctttttttgttttgttttgtttttgttttttttccccttccttcctttcttttcctgcGCTGGATCGTATTGCACTTCTCTCCaacttttgtgctttttgatATTGCATGTTTACTGTTCATGTAATATGATGATTAATAAGCTAATGTAATAAATCCATGCCTCACTGCAGAAGTGAGACTTTTACCTCGTTTCTACATCATGGTGGTGGCTTTTTTCGCCTTTGGAACTTGGACACACCACGACTTGTGGTTCATTTATTTGTGCCAAGGGGTTACATTTCCTTTTCCTTAAAATTAGTGTCGACGTACGTGATTATTTTCATTGCAATGCTATTGATTGAATGGTAAAATCGTGTTGTTTGATAAGGAAAGTTATTCTACTACAGCTGtcagtgcaaaaataaatatatttatatggcTATGTatgattatttgtatttttgtatttttctgttCGTCTGGATATATCAAGATGAAACGTTTATTTCGAACCTTCTGAGCTCACAGTGTTTCCCGTGTGTAGTATATTAACGGGAAATCAAAAGCAGACCTCCACACGTCAAAGCGTGAAAGGGTTCGAGACTCCTGAACAAGTGTACAAGTTTACATTGCAGAGACACAAAGCATTTCTGCCCACTTAGAACCCGAGTGTCGTCGTTTGACAGACCCCTAGTTTGTGtatgtacataaaaatgaatgaattatgaaTCATCTAGCTCACATGGCTcttgtagtgtgtaatgtgatgAAGACTAGAATAGCACCAGGCTGGAACATTGCTGTTGAGTAACTTAGGTAGCACACATtgctgcattttctttcttttttttcttcttctcctcactAGTTCTTCTACAcgaaggtttaaaaaaaaaaaaaaaaaaaaaaaaaaaagataaaaaaggtGTCTTATCACAGTTATAACACGACTGTATTGTGGTTTGCtttcaaaagaaaagaaagattaaaaaaagagtgaaaaaaagGAACAAACGAAGGGGAAATGTTTATAGGAAACTTgccttaaattatttttaatctcTTCCTATACTGGGAGAATAAATTTGTACATATTAAGACGGTTTATACAAAGTACTTTGAATGAACTTTgatgtttgttatttttatgactgatgtttatgaataaaaaaaaatatttctaaacTACTTTTTagagtcttttatttatttatttatttatttattcattcgcCTTTAAGAGGTGTGTCTAATGAATCCAATTAGCACTCAGATATGACAAATACTAAAAAAGTTTACGTGCTTAGTAaaccttaagggttctttggttctCCTTCTGGGCTAACACGTAAAGGTTCCGAGAACTACTGTACAACAGCAAAGTGTTTCCAAgaaccaccttttttttttctttttgggtgCTAAGAATGTTACTACAGTGTGTTCGTTGGGGTAAAAGTGAAAAAGTTTGTAGTAAAAAAATTTTCTGGAAGCGAGGACTTTTTAAAGTTTTGCATTGAAACCTTAAAGAAACCTTCAAGATTCAAAAacgatgttttttttaatatgggtACATTTATGGGAAAGCATTAACGTGAGCCGGAAGCGTAGCAGAGTGCTCGGGCGGCGTATCCTTCAAACCCTTGGCATGTTTTCTTTGCAGGAAAAGCAAAGCGCTTTGCATTAACGGgagaaaaatgtcattattttctccacttgaCAATTCAAAGCGCAAATGTAAAAGCTTGATCAAATCGCATACATCCCGCGCACGTATTACGGTTCCATGACCTCGATTTCACGTCTCGTGGCTTTGTTCGATCGTGTGTACACGCACCTGTCAgatcactatatatatattaaaagaaTGAAATAGAAAATAGTTgaatgtgctggatcaagtgctattttatgcGCTGCTGCCTAATGGAGTATGGAAGGCTTTAACTGGTCAATCAAACCAGCAATTTAGGGGTTAAATACAACTCGGACTATTCGTGCAGCGAAAATATTGGCGACATAGTAGACTCGGACGCTGTTTTCGCTATTTTCCTTTGATCAGTCAGCATTTTCTattccaaatttttttttttttttttttcccccaggttGCTTGTGCTTAAAAGCATCTCgagaaaaaacaagacaaaccaGCAACGTGTGACGTCTCAGCTCTGTAGACGGACCATGGGGGCTggattttgtaataataatagtaataataaaaataaaggggggaaaaacaccATCTTTAAGACTTattaaagagttttttttttgttgttgttgtttttttttttaagttggtGGTACATTAACAAGATAATCTTGCATATCTATAGGAAACGTTTGAGTGgcttattcatgtaaaagcTGACGATTCTTAGCCACTTTCATTGGCAAAACACACCAGATTCTCTCGGTTGAGTCTATAAGTTGAGTTAGGATTATGGCAGAGTTAGTTTTCTGACATTCTGGATggcgtttttttatttatttatccaccaGATTGTGTGAATGACCTTCGTAGTATGTAAggtttgaaatgaaaattcaACCTCTTCCATGTTTTCTCTCAGATGGACACTTTGCATAGGCATACTCAAGGTCAGGTGCAGTTTTACTGTTCAGATTTGAATATAaaggaaatat of Ictalurus punctatus breed USDA103 chromosome 29, Coco_2.0, whole genome shotgun sequence contains these proteins:
- the LOC108260495 gene encoding early growth response protein 1; amino-acid sequence: MLNNVDLNSQDTFYTQFDTCNDSAIGMMDTKEHQDVFMDAERTAPTQFAHDTTVTPKTEPTSADQYSSCHGPKGSYDASLSYSGSFYVEACQGAPCSAETLLNMITEIVGISAGPLPEAQQQQQQQQQQQQSDTSAPQEPPSSEPGTFPVVVKSEFENTGGCYYEWNTFGKTDSYGFPTSGDFSSEQHQHHQVDMKDLLDSLSNPDMEFKVEAGIKQEQGFGDACGQSFGASAFNYSVMDAPSNSLLKPGVFPNFQPIPAPGQCEPPTYATSTIDSLLYSTLLPPEPLAPSRARAPKRKNSAAASASSSTAKEKPFTCPMGSCDRRFSRSDELNRHIRIHTGHKPFRCRVCARSFSRSDHLTTHTRTHTGEKPFACDVCGKRFARSDERKRHGRVHLRHKEKTQELGAWPFALPEAI